Proteins encoded within one genomic window of Mya arenaria isolate MELC-2E11 chromosome 13, ASM2691426v1:
- the LOC128214510 gene encoding uncharacterized protein LOC128214510 — MYNGYEGGVATTENNNISCKGKKRRLSGDMDTGTDNWMNRGRSFLPVRGGSDVFSTEEWKATGTSLFRPLKQDLYINIHKYDQISAAQGSFFTADEEGSFSQSLVGHVVHLWRYDKHQRNYYIALSFLFTNHQEFLRVQSFLQQV; from the exons ATGTATAACGGATATGAGGGAGGAGTAGCAACCACAGAGAACAACAACATCTCGTGCAAGGGAAAGAAGCGGCGACTAAGCGGCGATATGGACACTGGCACGGACAACTGGATGAATAGAG GTCGCTCGTTTCTGCCGGTGCGGGGCGGAAGTGACGTGTTCAGCACAGAGGAGTGGAAGGCGACGGGGACCTCGCTGTTCCGGCCGCTGAAGCAGGACTTGTACATCAACATCCACAAGTATGACCAGATCAGCGCCGCACAGGGTTCGTTCTTCACCGCCGACGAGGAAGGAAGCTTCAGTCAGTCGCTTGTCG GCCATGTTGTCCACCTGTGGCGGTATGACAAACACCAACGAAACTATTACATTGCTCTGTCCTTCTTGTTTACAAATCACCAG GAGTTTTTACGAGTTCAGTCATTCCTTCAGCAAGTTTGA
- the LOC128214806 gene encoding AP-1 complex subunit mu-1 isoform X1: protein MSASALYLLDMKGKVLICRNYRGDIDMSVIDKFMPLVMDNEDDGLASPIIMHGDIAFIYIKYNNLYLVTTTKKNANVALVFSFLHKLVQIFLEYFKELEEESIRDNFVLIYELLDEVMDFGFPQTTDSKILQEYITVDGHKLEIAPRPPMAVTNAVSWRNDGLKYRKNEVFLDVIESVNLLVSATGSVLRSEIVGAIKMRVYLSGMPELRLGLNDKVLFETTGRGGKSKSVDLEDVKFHQCVRLSRFENDRTISFVPPDGEFELMSYRLNTHVKPLIWVESVIERHAHSRVEYMIKAKSQFKRRSTANNVEIVIPVPLDADSPKFKTTVGSCKYAPEQSAVIWTIKSFPGGKEYMMRAHFSLPSVENEDQEGRPPISIKFEIPYFTVSGIQVRYLKIIEKSGYQALPWVRYITQNGDYQLRTS, encoded by the exons ATGTCAGCGTCGGCGCTGTACTTATTGGACATGAAAGGAAAG GTCCTGATATGTCGGAACTACCGTGGGGATATTGACATGTCCGTGATCGACAAGTTCATGCCACTGGTAATGGATAATGAAGATGATGGTCTTGCATCACCGATCATCATGCATGGAGATATCGCTTTTATCTATATCAAATACAACAACCTCTATCTTGTTACCACAACCAAGAAAAATGCCAACGTGGCACTTGTTTTCTCCTTCCTCCACAAACTTGTACag ATTTTCCTTGAGTATTTCAAGGAGCTGGAGGAGGAGAGTATCCGGGACAACTTTGTGCTGATTTATGAACTTCTTGATGAAGTCATGGACTTCGGATTCCCCCAGACAACAGACAGTAAAATACTCCAAGA GTATATCACTGTTGATGGTCATAAACTAGAGATTGCCCCGCGGCCTCCAATGGCTGTAACAAATGCTGTGTCATGGCGAAACGATGGCCTTAAATACAGGAAAAATGAAGTCTTTCTTGATGTTATAGAGTCTGTTAACCTTTTG GTGAGTGCTACAGGGAGTGTTTTGAGAAGTGAGATTGTTGGGGCTATCAAGATGAGGGTGTACTTATCCGGGATGCCAGAACTGAGGCTGGGCCTTAATGATAAAGTTCTATTTGAAACGACTGGAA GAGGGGGCAAGAGCAAGTCAGTTGACCTAGAGGATGTGAAGTTCCACCAGTGTGTCCGTCTGTCCAGGTTCGAGAACGACCGAACAATCTCCTTTGTACCCCCTGATGGAGAGTTTGAACTCATGTCCTACAGGCTTAACACACAC GTGAAACCCCTCATCTGGGTAGAGTCCGTCATAGAGAGGCATGCACACAGCAGGGTGGAATATATGATCAAG GCAAAGAGTCAGTTCAAGAGGCGGTCCACTGCCAACAATGTGGAGATTGTGATCCCGGTACCGCTGGACGCAGATTCCCCAAAGTTTAAAACTACTGTTGGAAGCTGTAAATATGCCCCGGAACAAAGTGCTGTCATCTGGACCATTAAGTCATTCCCG GGAGGTAAGGAGTACATGATGCGGGCCCACTTCAGCCTGCCGTCTGTGGAGAATGAGGACCAGGAAGGGAGACCTCCCATCAGCATCAAGTTTGAGATCCCATACTTCACTGTGTCAGGAATACAG GTGCGCTATTTGAAGATAATTGAGAAGAGTGGGTACCAGGCCCTGCCGTGGGTGCGTTACATCACACAGAATGGCGACTACCAGCTCCGCACCAGCTGA
- the LOC128214806 gene encoding AP-1 complex subunit mu-1 isoform X2 has product MSASALYLLDMKGKVLICRNYRGDIDMSVIDKFMPLVMDNEDDGLASPIIMHGDIAFIYIKYNNLYLVTTTKKNANVALVFSFLHKLVQIFLEYFKELEEESIRDNFVLIYELLDEVMDFGFPQTTDSKILQEYITVDGHKLEIAPRPPMAVTNAVSWRNDGLKYRKNEVFLDVIESVNLLVSATGSVLRSEIVGAIKMRVYLSGMPELRLGLNDKVLFETTGRGKSKSVDLEDVKFHQCVRLSRFENDRTISFVPPDGEFELMSYRLNTHVKPLIWVESVIERHAHSRVEYMIKAKSQFKRRSTANNVEIVIPVPLDADSPKFKTTVGSCKYAPEQSAVIWTIKSFPGGKEYMMRAHFSLPSVENEDQEGRPPISIKFEIPYFTVSGIQVRYLKIIEKSGYQALPWVRYITQNGDYQLRTS; this is encoded by the exons ATGTCAGCGTCGGCGCTGTACTTATTGGACATGAAAGGAAAG GTCCTGATATGTCGGAACTACCGTGGGGATATTGACATGTCCGTGATCGACAAGTTCATGCCACTGGTAATGGATAATGAAGATGATGGTCTTGCATCACCGATCATCATGCATGGAGATATCGCTTTTATCTATATCAAATACAACAACCTCTATCTTGTTACCACAACCAAGAAAAATGCCAACGTGGCACTTGTTTTCTCCTTCCTCCACAAACTTGTACag ATTTTCCTTGAGTATTTCAAGGAGCTGGAGGAGGAGAGTATCCGGGACAACTTTGTGCTGATTTATGAACTTCTTGATGAAGTCATGGACTTCGGATTCCCCCAGACAACAGACAGTAAAATACTCCAAGA GTATATCACTGTTGATGGTCATAAACTAGAGATTGCCCCGCGGCCTCCAATGGCTGTAACAAATGCTGTGTCATGGCGAAACGATGGCCTTAAATACAGGAAAAATGAAGTCTTTCTTGATGTTATAGAGTCTGTTAACCTTTTG GTGAGTGCTACAGGGAGTGTTTTGAGAAGTGAGATTGTTGGGGCTATCAAGATGAGGGTGTACTTATCCGGGATGCCAGAACTGAGGCTGGGCCTTAATGATAAAGTTCTATTTGAAACGACTGGAA GGGGCAAGAGCAAGTCAGTTGACCTAGAGGATGTGAAGTTCCACCAGTGTGTCCGTCTGTCCAGGTTCGAGAACGACCGAACAATCTCCTTTGTACCCCCTGATGGAGAGTTTGAACTCATGTCCTACAGGCTTAACACACAC GTGAAACCCCTCATCTGGGTAGAGTCCGTCATAGAGAGGCATGCACACAGCAGGGTGGAATATATGATCAAG GCAAAGAGTCAGTTCAAGAGGCGGTCCACTGCCAACAATGTGGAGATTGTGATCCCGGTACCGCTGGACGCAGATTCCCCAAAGTTTAAAACTACTGTTGGAAGCTGTAAATATGCCCCGGAACAAAGTGCTGTCATCTGGACCATTAAGTCATTCCCG GGAGGTAAGGAGTACATGATGCGGGCCCACTTCAGCCTGCCGTCTGTGGAGAATGAGGACCAGGAAGGGAGACCTCCCATCAGCATCAAGTTTGAGATCCCATACTTCACTGTGTCAGGAATACAG GTGCGCTATTTGAAGATAATTGAGAAGAGTGGGTACCAGGCCCTGCCGTGGGTGCGTTACATCACACAGAATGGCGACTACCAGCTCCGCACCAGCTGA